In Bryobacteraceae bacterium, the following proteins share a genomic window:
- a CDS encoding thiamine pyrophosphate-binding protein, which yields MKLSDYVVDRLADHGIRHVFFVTGGGAMHLNDSIGHSARVQYICNHHEQACAMAAEGYARITGRAAAINVTTGPGGINALNGVFGAWTDSIPMIVVSGQVKRETAMAAHPHLKVRQLGFQEADIISMVKGITKYAVCVLDPVDIAWHLDKALWLAESGRPGPVWIDIPVDVQGARIDPASLDRFTPPAEHNPGRLSLDAAGLEALIARARRPVLLAGSGIRCAGAVDLFRHLADQLGFPIVTSRGAVDVLPSAHPLHCGRTGTDLCTRAGNITLQNADLLIVLGTRLEVVQTGYNFPAFAPGAAIVQIDVDAAEFDYPTVRPHWGIEADARAFLDEWRRRLAPRTGDHAAWLAWCRERVERYPQVVRPRMDDPERPLNPYVFFERLFAEAPRDAVFACSNGASFIMSSQVAKLGGDQRLFFNSGCASMGHGLPAAIGAAFALKNEGNHTRPVICLEGDGSIQMNIQELATVAYHKLPLKIFVINNGGYLSMRATQGNLFGRLAGEGPANGVAVPNFGAIAAAYGIEAIRLDRSNYADVVGAVLRAEGPILAEVVVDPNQSFEPRVMARRRADGTIESSGLEDMWPYLDAAEMAANRIYDATPAEDLLHLARALQHEVPEPVAR from the coding sequence GTGAAGCTTTCCGATTACGTCGTGGACCGGCTCGCCGATCACGGCATCCGGCACGTTTTTTTCGTCACTGGCGGCGGCGCCATGCATCTCAACGATTCCATCGGCCACTCCGCCCGCGTCCAGTACATCTGCAACCACCATGAGCAGGCCTGCGCCATGGCCGCCGAAGGCTACGCGCGCATCACCGGCCGCGCGGCGGCAATCAACGTCACCACCGGACCCGGCGGCATCAACGCCCTCAACGGCGTCTTCGGCGCCTGGACGGACTCCATCCCCATGATCGTCGTCTCCGGTCAGGTGAAACGCGAAACCGCCATGGCCGCCCACCCGCATCTGAAGGTGCGTCAGCTCGGCTTCCAGGAAGCCGACATCATATCTATGGTAAAGGGCATCACCAAGTACGCCGTCTGCGTGCTGGACCCTGTCGACATCGCCTGGCACCTCGATAAGGCGCTCTGGCTCGCCGAGTCCGGCCGTCCCGGACCGGTTTGGATCGACATTCCAGTGGACGTGCAGGGCGCCCGCATCGATCCGGCCTCGCTCGACCGCTTCACGCCCCCCGCCGAACACAACCCGGGACGTCTCTCGCTCGACGCCGCGGGGTTGGAAGCGCTCATCGCCCGCGCCCGCCGTCCCGTCCTACTCGCCGGCAGCGGCATCCGCTGCGCCGGCGCCGTCGACCTGTTCCGCCACCTCGCCGATCAGCTCGGCTTCCCCATCGTCACCTCGCGCGGGGCCGTCGACGTTCTGCCCAGCGCCCACCCGCTCCACTGCGGCCGCACCGGTACGGACCTCTGCACCCGCGCAGGCAACATCACCCTGCAAAACGCCGACCTGCTCATCGTGCTCGGCACCCGGCTCGAAGTAGTCCAGACCGGGTACAACTTCCCGGCCTTCGCTCCCGGCGCGGCCATCGTGCAGATCGACGTCGACGCCGCGGAGTTCGACTATCCCACCGTCCGGCCCCATTGGGGCATCGAGGCCGATGCCCGGGCGTTCCTTGACGAGTGGCGGCGCCGCCTCGCCCCTCGCACCGGAGATCACGCCGCGTGGCTCGCCTGGTGCCGCGAACGCGTGGAGCGATACCCGCAAGTGGTCCGCCCGCGCATGGACGATCCCGAACGTCCCCTCAACCCGTACGTCTTCTTCGAACGGCTCTTCGCCGAGGCTCCGCGCGACGCCGTCTTTGCCTGCTCCAACGGGGCTTCGTTCATTATGTCGAGCCAGGTTGCGAAGTTAGGCGGGGACCAGCGGCTCTTTTTCAACTCCGGCTGCGCCTCAATGGGTCACGGTCTCCCGGCCGCCATCGGCGCCGCGTTCGCCCTGAAAAACGAGGGTAACCATACCCGCCCCGTGATCTGTCTCGAAGGTGACGGTTCCATCCAGATGAACATCCAGGAACTGGCCACGGTCGCGTATCACAAGCTCCCGCTGAAGATCTTCGTCATCAACAACGGCGGCTACCTGAGCATGCGCGCCACGCAGGGAAATCTCTTCGGACGCCTCGCCGGAGAGGGACCCGCGAACGGCGTGGCCGTGCCCAATTTCGGCGCCATCGCGGCCGCCTACGGGATCGAAGCAATCCGGCTCGACCGTTCGAATTACGCCGATGTCGTCGGCGCCGTGCTCCGGGCCGAGGGGCCGATTCTCGCCGAAGTCGTCGTTGACCCGAACCAGAGCTTCGAACCGCGTGTGATGGCCCGCCGCCGCGCCGACGGGACCATCGAGTCGTCCGGGCTCGAGGACATGTGGCCCTACCTCGACGCTGCGGAGATGGCGGCCAACCGCATCTACGACGCGACCCCCGCCGAGGACCTGCTCCACCTCGCCCGAGCCCTCCAGCATGAGGTTCCCGAGCCGGTGGCGCGATGA
- a CDS encoding glycosyltransferase family 2 protein, whose product MKLISVVTPCYNEEPNVAEVAARTRAVLEQFPDYRWEHLFIDNASTDGTLVVLRALAASDKRVKVIANARNFGHIRSPIHALYQASGDAVILLYADLQDPPELLAQMLQLWERGNPVVAGIKTSSQESPVFYHLRSSYYRLIRSLANVEVHEHFTGFGLYDRTVIDLLRTRFYEPYPYFRGLIADMGFPVVRLAYEQKARMRGVSKNNFYTLYDMAMTGITNVSKVPLRMATFAGFAGAAVSAFAGVFYLVYKLLFWNNFSVGVAPALIGMCFFLSLQMVAIGVLGEYVGAIHTLVQNRPLVVERERINFEGTNQTNNANAIEDLARLDAGLRASTTPASVRTP is encoded by the coding sequence ATGAAGCTGATCTCGGTCGTCACGCCCTGCTATAACGAGGAGCCGAACGTGGCCGAGGTCGCCGCGCGCACCCGCGCCGTGCTTGAGCAGTTTCCTGACTACCGCTGGGAGCACCTCTTCATCGACAACGCGAGCACCGACGGCACGCTCGTCGTCCTGCGCGCGCTCGCCGCCTCCGACAAGCGCGTGAAGGTGATTGCGAACGCGCGCAATTTCGGACACATCCGCTCGCCCATCCACGCCCTCTACCAGGCGTCGGGCGACGCCGTCATCCTGCTCTACGCCGATCTGCAGGACCCGCCCGAACTGCTCGCCCAGATGCTGCAGCTTTGGGAGCGCGGCAACCCGGTGGTGGCCGGCATCAAGACATCGAGCCAGGAGAGCCCCGTCTTCTACCACCTCCGCTCGAGCTACTACCGGCTGATCCGGTCGCTCGCCAACGTCGAGGTCCACGAGCACTTTACGGGGTTCGGCTTGTACGACCGCACCGTGATCGACCTGCTGCGTACCCGCTTTTACGAACCCTATCCCTACTTTCGCGGGTTGATCGCCGACATGGGCTTCCCGGTCGTGCGGCTCGCCTATGAGCAGAAGGCCCGGATGCGCGGGGTGAGTAAGAATAACTTCTATACTCTCTATGACATGGCGATGACCGGCATCACCAATGTCTCGAAGGTGCCGCTGCGCATGGCGACCTTCGCCGGTTTCGCCGGCGCCGCCGTCAGCGCCTTCGCCGGAGTCTTCTATCTGGTCTATAAACTGTTGTTCTGGAACAACTTCTCGGTCGGCGTGGCGCCCGCGCTCATCGGCATGTGCTTCTTCCTCTCGCTCCAGATGGTGGCCATCGGCGTCCTCGGCGAATACGTCGGCGCCATCCACACCCTCGTCCAGAACCGCCCGCTGGTGGTCGAGCGGGAGCGCATCAATTTCGAGGGAACGAACCAAACGAACAACGCCAATGCGATTGAAGACTTGGCGCGGCTGGACGCCGGTTTGCGGGCCTCTACGACGCCGGCTTCCGTGCGAACACCGTGA
- a CDS encoding NAD(P)-dependent oxidoreductase, with translation MFSEDLDFVLERTEPLWAALRGERIFLTGGTGFFGQWLTETFDWANQRLRLRARRVTLTRRREAAERCPEEYWLGDLRTFPFPPGRFRMAIHAAIDCGDLEGAVAGTRRMAEFAARNGFERWLFTSSGAARWPETPLGAAKSECERVVGESAPAAAIARCYSFVGPYLPLDGKFAAGNFLRDKLAGGPVRVAGDGRAVRSYLYAAEMAVHLWTGLFRGWPGRVFEVGAAEAVTVGELAGMFECGVEVAGGAVGSTVYLPEGGIAAEIPLEVGLARTERWWRVRRGA, from the coding sequence TTGTTTAGCGAGGACCTGGACTTCGTGCTGGAGCGCACCGAGCCGCTGTGGGCGGCGCTGCGGGGCGAGCGGATCTTCCTCACCGGGGGAACGGGATTTTTCGGGCAGTGGTTGACGGAGACGTTCGACTGGGCGAATCAACGGCTGCGGCTGCGGGCGCGGCGGGTGACGCTCACGCGGCGGCGGGAGGCGGCGGAGCGGTGTCCGGAAGAGTACTGGCTGGGCGATTTGCGGACGTTCCCGTTTCCGCCGGGGCGGTTCCGGATGGCGATCCACGCCGCGATCGATTGCGGGGATTTGGAAGGCGCGGTTGCGGGTACGCGGCGGATGGCCGAATTTGCCGCGCGGAATGGGTTCGAACGGTGGTTGTTCACCAGTTCCGGGGCGGCGCGGTGGCCGGAAACGCCGCTCGGGGCCGCGAAATCGGAGTGCGAACGGGTGGTGGGGGAGTCGGCCCCCGCGGCTGCGATTGCGCGGTGCTATAGCTTCGTGGGTCCGTATTTACCGCTGGACGGGAAGTTCGCCGCGGGGAATTTTCTGCGGGATAAGTTGGCCGGGGGTCCGGTGCGGGTGGCCGGGGACGGTCGGGCGGTGCGGAGTTACCTTTATGCGGCGGAGATGGCGGTCCACTTGTGGACGGGGTTGTTCCGGGGGTGGCCGGGGCGGGTGTTTGAGGTGGGGGCCGCCGAGGCGGTGACGGTGGGGGAGTTGGCGGGGATGTTCGAGTGCGGGGTGGAGGTGGCCGGGGGGGCGGTGGGGTCGACGGTATATTTGCCGGAGGGGGGGATCGCGGCCGAGATTCCGTTGGAGGTGGGGCTGGCGCGGACGGAGCGGTGGTGGCGGGTGCGGCGTGGCGCTTAG
- a CDS encoding class I SAM-dependent methyltransferase translates to MLTAAPTECPVCGVADTGERWRISGFTVRQCGSCTVMYVGEKLSNEELGAWYAKLTDNAYSEENARCLRYYYDNLAARIRTYQPRGRRLFDVGCSRGWFFESMPEWECWGNEIASNDAREADSRAPGRVYQGAFNECTVDEGAYDAVTFQDVFDHLPDPHESLAKAYAMLRPGGLLVIKVHDFGCLYAKLSGPSFYALIPPYHLFYYNRRSLEHLLGTAGFLPLDFAHMAHLLQVKTVFERLSKNDTASMLYKLSQALANTGLGQVTFRKNLHDIVTVFARKPAS, encoded by the coding sequence ATGCTGACCGCCGCGCCGACCGAGTGCCCGGTCTGCGGGGTAGCCGACACCGGAGAGCGCTGGAGAATCTCCGGATTCACGGTCCGGCAGTGCGGTTCATGCACGGTGATGTACGTCGGGGAAAAGCTTTCGAACGAAGAGCTTGGCGCATGGTACGCCAAGCTCACCGACAACGCCTACAGCGAGGAAAACGCCCGCTGCCTACGCTATTACTACGACAATCTCGCGGCGCGGATTCGGACCTACCAGCCGCGCGGGCGCCGTTTGTTCGACGTCGGGTGCAGCCGCGGGTGGTTCTTCGAGTCGATGCCGGAGTGGGAGTGCTGGGGCAACGAGATCGCATCCAATGACGCCCGCGAGGCCGATTCCCGCGCCCCCGGAAGGGTGTACCAAGGCGCGTTCAACGAGTGCACGGTCGACGAAGGGGCCTACGACGCGGTGACGTTCCAGGACGTCTTCGATCACCTGCCGGACCCACACGAAAGCCTCGCCAAAGCCTACGCGATGCTGCGGCCGGGCGGGCTGCTGGTGATCAAGGTCCACGACTTCGGGTGCCTCTACGCGAAGCTCTCCGGACCCAGCTTCTACGCGCTCATTCCGCCGTATCACCTGTTCTATTACAACCGCCGCTCTCTCGAGCACCTGCTCGGAACCGCCGGGTTCCTTCCTCTCGATTTCGCGCACATGGCGCATCTGCTGCAGGTGAAGACGGTTTTCGAGCGGCTCTCCAAAAACGACACCGCGTCAATGCTTTACAAGCTGAGCCAAGCGCTTGCGAACACGGGTCTCGGACAGGTGACGTTCCGCAAGAACCTGCACGACATCGTCACGGTGTTCGCACGGAAGCCGGCGTCGTAG
- a CDS encoding GDP-mannose 4,6-dehydratase yields MAITWRDRSVLVTGSTGLLGSALVGRLEVLGARVVCLIRDWVPDSELIRTGTVRRVAQVRGDLCDDALLERVVNEHEIATVFHLGAQTIVGVANRNPASTFETNIGGSWKLLEACRRSPLVKQILVASSDKAYGAQTKLPYEEDTPLTGRHPYDVSKSCADLIAQSYAISYGLPVAITRCGNLFGPGDLNWNRIVPGTIRSIARGERPLVRSDGQFVRDYFFVEDAVSAYLQLAEGLADGRVVNGEAFNFSNESPVTVLELVARIGRLMGDERGPEIQNQASNEIREQFLSAAKARERLGWRAGHTLDDGLRATIAWYRALLGVEAKPEIPIRHEILTPC; encoded by the coding sequence ATGGCAATCACCTGGCGCGATCGTTCCGTTCTTGTCACCGGCTCCACCGGCCTGCTCGGCTCGGCGCTCGTCGGCCGGCTGGAGGTCCTCGGCGCCCGCGTCGTCTGCCTCATCCGGGACTGGGTTCCCGACAGCGAACTCATCCGGACGGGCACGGTCCGGCGCGTGGCGCAGGTCCGCGGCGACCTCTGCGACGACGCGCTGCTTGAGCGCGTCGTCAACGAGCATGAGATCGCGACCGTGTTTCACCTGGGCGCGCAGACCATCGTCGGTGTCGCCAACCGCAATCCGGCGTCGACGTTCGAAACCAATATCGGCGGCTCCTGGAAGCTGCTCGAAGCCTGCCGGCGGAGCCCGCTGGTCAAGCAGATCCTGGTGGCGTCGTCGGATAAGGCCTACGGCGCTCAGACGAAGCTCCCCTACGAGGAAGACACTCCGCTCACTGGCCGCCACCCATACGATGTTTCGAAAAGCTGCGCCGATCTGATCGCGCAGTCGTATGCCATTTCCTACGGCCTGCCGGTGGCGATCACCCGCTGCGGCAATCTGTTCGGACCGGGCGATCTCAACTGGAATCGCATCGTGCCGGGCACGATCCGTTCGATCGCCCGCGGCGAGCGGCCCCTGGTGCGCTCCGACGGCCAGTTCGTCCGCGACTATTTCTTCGTCGAAGACGCTGTGAGCGCGTATCTACAGCTTGCCGAAGGGCTTGCGGACGGACGCGTGGTCAACGGCGAGGCGTTCAACTTTTCGAATGAGTCTCCGGTGACGGTGCTCGAACTCGTCGCCCGCATCGGGCGCCTGATGGGCGACGAACGCGGACCGGAGATTCAGAACCAGGCATCGAACGAGATCCGCGAGCAGTTTCTGAGTGCGGCCAAGGCACGGGAGCGGCTCGGCTGGCGCGCCGGGCACACGCTCGACGACGGGCTGCGGGCGACGATCGCCTGGTACCGGGCGTTGCTGGGCGTCGAGGCGAAGCCGGAAATCCCCATCCGCCACGAGATCCTCACGCCATGCTGA